In Populus trichocarpa isolate Nisqually-1 chromosome 16, P.trichocarpa_v4.1, whole genome shotgun sequence, a genomic segment contains:
- the LOC7483990 gene encoding cytochrome P450 93A3 produces the protein MADIQGYIILFLLWLLSTILVRAILNKTRAKPRLPPSPLALPIIGHLHLLAPIPHQALHKLSTRYGPLIHLFLGSVPCVVASTPETAKEFLKTHENSFCDRPKSTAVDFLTYGSADFSFAPYGPYWKFMKKICMTELLGGRMLDQLLPVKHEEIRQFLQFLLKKANARESIDVGSQLIRLTNNVISRMAMSQRCSDNDDEADEVRNLVHEVADLTGKFNLSDFIWFCKNLDLQGFGKRLKEVRKRFDTMTERIIMEHEEARKKKKETGEGDPVKDLLDILLDISEDDSSEMKLTRENIKAFILDIFAAGTDTSAVTMEWALAELINNPNILERAREEIDSVVGQSRLVQESDIANLPYVQAILKETLRLHPTGPIILRESSESCTINGYEIPARTRLFVNVWAINRDPNYWENPLEFEPERFLCAGENGKSQLDVRGQHFHFLPFGSGRRGCPGTTLALQMVQTGLAAMIQCFDWKVNGTVDMQEGTGITLPRAHPLICVPVARLNPFPSF, from the exons ATGGCTGATATCCAAGGCTATATCATACTTTTCCTATTATGGCTACTCTCCACCATTTTGGTCAGAGCAATACTAAACAAGACTCGAGCCAAACCTCGCCTTCCACCGAGCCCATTGGCCTTACCAATCATTGGACACCTCCATCTCCTTGCCCCAATACCCCACCAAGCTCTTCATAAGCTCTCAACCCGGTATGGACCATTGATTCATTTATTCCTTGGTTCTGTCCCTTGTGTTGTTGCTTCTACACCTGAGACTGCAAAGGAGTTCCTCAAAACTCATGAAAATTCTTTCTGCGATCGTCCTAAGTCAACCGCAGTCGATTTTCTAACATATGGATCAGCTGATTTCTCATTTGCCCCTTATGGACCTTACTGgaaattcatgaagaaaatttgTATGACTGAACTTCTTGGAGGTCGAATGTTAGACCAGCTTCTTCCAGTTAAGCATGAAGAGATTAGGCAGTTTTTACAGTTCTTGCTAAAGAAAGCAAATGCAAGAGAGTCAATTGATGTTGGAAGTCAACTTATAAGGCTAACTAATAATGTTATATCGAGAATGGCAATGAGCCAAAGGTGTTCAGATAATGATGATGAAGCAGATGAGGTCAGGAATTTGGTGCATGAGGTAGCTGATCTTACAGGGAAGTTTAATTTGTcagattttatttggttttgcaAGAACTTGGATTTGCAGGGATTTGGAAAAAGGCTGAAGGAAGTCCGCAAAAGGTTCGACACGATGACGGAAAGGATCATAATGGAGCATGAAGAGgcgaggaagaaaaagaaagaaactggtGAAGGTGACCCCGTGAAGGATctacttgatattttacttgatatATCAGAAGATGATAGCTCAGAAATGAAATTGACCAGAGAAAATATCAAGGCGTTCATACTG GACATATTCGCGGCGGGGACAGACACCTCTGCTGTTACCATGGAATGGGCACTAGCAGAGCTCATCAATAACCCAAACATCTTGGAGAGAGCAAGAGAAGAGATAGATTCTGTTGTAGGACAAAGCAGACTAGTACAAGAATCAGACATCGCTAACCTGCCCTACGTTCAAGCTATACTAAAGGAAACACTGAGGCTTCACCCCACTGGTCCAATAATTCTGAGGGAATCAAGTGAAAGCTGCACCATCAATGGCTATGAAATTCCAGCAAGAACCAGGCTATTCGTTAACGTGTGGGCTATTAATAGAGATCCAAACTACTGGGAGAACCCACTTGAGTTCGAACCGGAAAGGTTTCTTTGCGCAGGAGAAAATGGAAAGAGTCAGCTGGATGTGAGGGGTCAGCATTTTCACTTTCTTCCATTTGGGAGTGGAAGAAGAGGGTGCCCTGGAACTACACTGGCACTTCAAATGGTTCAAACAGGCCTTGCTGCTATGATTCAATGCTTTGATTGGAAAGTTAATGGCACTGTTGACATGCAAGAAGGAACTGGTATAACACTTCCAAGGGCCCATCCCTTAATTTGTGTCCCAGTGGCAAGGCTCAATCCATTTCCATCGTTCTGA